In Pararge aegeria chromosome 27, ilParAegt1.1, whole genome shotgun sequence, one genomic interval encodes:
- the LOC120635625 gene encoding ribonuclease H2 subunit C — MSIKVENNLKERKDDKIFEQKAHYIPCQVEEDGPANVSEYFEPYVVDNGNGELSATFRGHPMDGVKMSLPDGYRAVIVEEGKRPLSEDAERKFQVSGGFKEIIYWNWDKKPSRNDNLAKSLVWMDIAEAIHGD, encoded by the exons atgtcgaTTAAAGTAGAAAATAATCTGAAGGAAAGGAAAGacgataaaatatttgaacaaaaaGCGCATTACATACCTTGTCAGGTCGAAGAGGATGGTCCGGCGAATGTTAGCGAATATTTTGAACCTTACGTTGTTGATAATGGGAATGGAG AATTATCAGCGACATTCCGGGGGCATCCAATGGATGGAGTAAAAATGTCTTTGCCAGACGGATACAGAGCTGTCATCGTTGAGGAGGGAAAGAGACCCTTGTCTGAGGATGCTGAGAGGAAATTTCAA GTCAGTGGGGGGTTCAAGGAAATAATTTACTGGAATTGGGATAAAAAGCCCTCGAGGAATGACAATCTAGCTAAATCATTGGTTTGGATGGATATTGCTGAAGCA attcACGGTGACTAA